One Cucurbita pepo subsp. pepo cultivar mu-cu-16 chromosome LG07, ASM280686v2, whole genome shotgun sequence genomic region harbors:
- the LOC111798040 gene encoding serine/threonine-protein kinase-like protein At3g51990, with the protein MDFFSICSADSAIATCGGDLNCKRNKPFEIRHFRYSELVSSTNGFSADCFLGKGSHGSVYKAVLDAGKLVAAVKRTKSTNPSSNFHHYRCHSSCQFAGNTPAENEIEILSTIRNQRIVNLIGFCADSTEKLIVVEFMPNGSLYDLLHSRSSRPPGWTRRVRFALQVAKAVRDLHASNPPVIHRDIKSSNVLIDGNFNARLGDFGLALRGHVEDVRVRCTPPAGTLGYLDPGYLAPADLSVKSDVFSFGILLLEIITGRNAIDVDHSPPSVVDWAVPMIKHGDFDGLCDPRIGLPFDPAVIRCMAILAARCVRSTVQKRPDMAEVVECLTVAKKKVNVRPMWRNLRRKERHVENLQPLILNWDEPDGNDEPVRATRIGSRRNRKVSSVSSTEYKIKTIGSSQRRVIRSRSMGSMNDVKWGETNSNMGDNYYSSLGGRRRHGGVAVKMPTLKLSKSRSVGVAENPKFVELNRRAAAAVEIEMSKLRIEFDGKSEEKMLGKPLFQK; encoded by the coding sequence ATGGATTTCTTTTCTATCTGTTCTGCAGACTCTGCCATAGCCACTTGCGGCGGCGATCTCAATTGCAAACGGAATAAGCCTTTTGAAATCCGCCATTTTCGCTATTCCGAGCTTGTTTCCTCCACTAATGGCTTCTCCGCCGACTGTTTCTTGGGCAAAGGCAGCCACGGCAGCGTCTACAAGGCCGTCCTCGACGCCGGAAAGCTCGTCGCCGCCGTCAAACGAACCAAATCCACAAACCCATCTTCTAATTTCCACCATTATAGATGCCATAGCTCTTGCCAATTCGCCGGAAATACTCCGGCGGAAAACGAAATTGAGATTCTCTCAACGATTCGAAACCAGAGAATCGTTAATCTTATTGGGTTTTGTGCCGATTCCACTGAGAAATTGATCGTCGTTGAGTTTATGCCTAATGGGTCTCTTTACGATCTGCTCCACTCGCGATCTTCCCGACCGCCCGGTTGGACCAGACGTGTCCGGTTCGCGTTGCAAGTCGCGAAGGCGGTGAGGGATCTTCACGCGTCGAATCCGCCGGTTATTCACAGAGATATTAAGTCGTCTAACGTTTTGATTGACGGTAACTTTAACGCGCGGCTTGGGGATTTTGGTTTGGCGTTAAGAGGACACGTGGAGGATGTGCGCGTGAGATGTACGCCCCCTGCTGGCACGTTGGGTTATCTCGATCCCGGGTATCTCGCGCCGGCGGATTTGAGCGTGAAGAGCGACGTTTTTAGTTTTGGGATTTTGCTTTTGGAAATCATTACTGGCCGGAATGCTATCGACGTTGACCATAGTCCGCCGTCGGTAGTTGACTGGGCGGTGCCGATGATCAAACACGGCGACTTCGATGGGTTGTGTGACCCACGTATCGGCTTGCCATTCGACCCGGCGGTGATTCGGTGTATGGCGATTCTGGCGGCGAGGTGTGTACGGTCCACCGTGCAGAAGCGGCCGGATATGGCGGAGGTGGTGGAGTGCTTGACGGTAGCAAAGAAGAAGGTGAACGTACGGCCGATGTGGAGGAATCTAAGACGGAAGGAACGACACGTGGAGAATCTTCAGCCGTTGATTTTGAATTGGGATGAACCGGACGGTAACGATGAGCCGGTGAGGGCTACTCGAATCGGAAGCCGGCGGAACCGGAAAGTATCCAGTGTTTCGAGTACAGAGTATAAAATTAAGACGATTGGTTCGAGCCAGAGACGTGTGATTAGATCGAGATCAATGGGTTCGATGAACGATGTGAAATGGGGAGAAACTAATTCGAATATGGGCGATAACTATTACTCTTCGTTGGGTGGCCGGCGGAGGCATGGGGGAGTTGCAGTGAAAATGCCGACATTGAAACTGAGCAAATCGAGGTCGGTGGGGGTGGCGGAGAATCCAAAATTTGTGGAATTAAATCGGagggcggcggcggcggtggaaaTTGAAATGTCGAAATTGAGGATAGAATTTGATGGTAAATCTGAGGAAAAAATGCTTGGAAAACCATTGTTCCAAAAGTAG
- the LOC111798042 gene encoding zinc-finger homeodomain protein 2-like: MEFDDEIIEEMPIAHHYHSFTNSPSIPPNSGEPPSPTRKSGGGDRIRYRECLKNHAIGIGGHAVDGCGEFMPAGEEGSIDALKCAACNCHRNFHRKETDSDQGHYYYYQQQPFCSYRGPPHPSAYVYLSGTPIQQRPPLALPAAAVSEREEEDVSNPGSSGGGGEGGGSGLLKKR; encoded by the coding sequence ATGGAATTCGACGATGAAATAATTGAAGAGATGCCCATCGCCCACCACTACCATTCCTTCACTAACTCACCTTCCATTCCGCCCAATTCCGGCGAACCCCCATCGCCGACGAGGAAGAGCGGCGGCGGAGACAGGATTAGATACAGAGAGTGTTTGAAGAATCACGCCATCGGAATCGGCGGGCACGCGGTGGATGGTTGTGGCGAGTTCATGCCAGCGGGAGAGGAAGGGAGTATAGACGCACTGAAATGCGCCGCCTGTAACTGTCACCGGAATTTTCACCGGAAAGAAACCGATTCAGATCAGGGACATTACTATTACTACCAGCAGCAACCGTTTTGTTCTTATCGTGGGCCCCCACACCCGTCTGCTTACGTGTACTTGTCCGGGACCCCAATTCAGCAGAGGCCGCCATTGGCGTTGCCGGCGGCAGCGGTGtcagagagagaggaggaggacGTTTCAAATCCGGGCAGtagcggcggcggaggagaaggaggaggaagtGGGTTGCTGAAGAAAAGATGA
- the LOC111798041 gene encoding GEM-like protein 1, translated as MAQSQPQPQPQPDPSNPVPPNPSHSDNADPVTDHRSTDSSTHPKLNPSDVVPPPVPEDWTTVPMGSQPQHPHPPPPQTQPNSEARAPISEGNATTLPNDANPYVSAAPAQGNPSSAKNTMDSVKVMLVRWGKRAVDATKKAEDLAGNMWQHLKTGPSFTEAAVGRIAQGTKVLAEGGYEKIFRQTFENTPEEKLHKAYACYLSTSAGPVMGTLYISTAKIAFCSDSPLSYKVNEETRWCLYKVMIPLHHLRAVNPSTSKAKPPEKFIQVISIDNHEFWFLGFVNYDGAVKILEETLQPNSPRAA; from the exons ATGGCTCAGTCTCAGCCTCAGCCTCAGCCTCAGCCGGATCCATCCAATCCCGTCCCTCCAAACCCATCGCACTCCGATAATGCGGATCCAGTCACCGATCACCGCTCCACCGACTCTTCTACCCATCCCAAGCTTAACCCTAGCGACGTTGTTCCGCCGCCGGTGCCGGAGGATTGGACTACCGTCCCCATGGGCTCCCAACCCCAACATCCACATCCGCCTCCACCTCAAACTCAGCCGAACAGCGAGGCTCGTGCTCCGATCTCTGAGGGAAATGCCACTACTCTGCCGAATGATGCGAATCCGTATGTTTCTGCAGCTCCGGCCCAGGGAAATCCTTCTTCTGCTAAGA ATACGATGGATTCCGTGAAGGTGATGCTTGTAAGATGGGGAAAGAGGGCTGTTGACGCAACCAAGAAAGCCGAGGATCTTGCTGGGAACATGTGGCAGCACT TGAAAACAGGGCCTAGTTTTACTGAAGCTGCTGTGGGAAGAATTGCTCAGGGGACGAAAGTTCTTGCAGAAGGTGGTTATGAGAAGATCTTCCGGCAAACTTTTGAGAATACACCTGAAGAGAAACTTCATAAGGCATATGCATGCTACTTGTCCACATCTGCCGGTCCTGTGATGGGAACTCTGTACATATCAACGGCTAAAATTGCCTTTTGCAGTGACAGTCCTCTTTCATACAAAGTGAATGAGGAGACCCGATGGTGCCTTTACAAG GTGATGATCCCGCTACATCACCTTAGAGCAGTGAACCCATCAACAAGCAAAGCGAAACCGCCTGAAAAATTCATACAGGTTATCTCCATTGACAATCATGAATTCTGGTTTTTGGGGTTTGTAAATTATGATGGTGCAGTGAAAATTCTTGAAGAAACCCTACAGCCCAACAGTCCGCGTGCTGCCTAA
- the LOC111798744 gene encoding esterase FUS5-like, whose product MSSFSFPVCSHHLHTAIRKPRSPDFNLQRKPRLLCLHGFRTSGEILKKQLGKWPASVLDQLDLQFLDAPFPALGNSDAERFFDPPYFEWFQFNADFTEHRNLEECLSFIEDYMLNHEPFDGLLGFSQGATLSAALPGLHAFSRPSISGNCNGFFDNNIAIYLFSRLESNMWLTPNISDYTCVNMISK is encoded by the exons ATGAGTTCATTTTCCTTTCCCGTCTGCTCTCACCATCTTCACACAGCGATTCGGAAACCGAGATCTCCAGATTTCAATTTACAAAGAAAACCTAGACTTCTCTGCCTCCATGGCTTCCGAACCAGCGGCGAAATCCTGAAGAAGCAGCTCGGAAAATGGCCGGCGTCCGTCCTCGATCAACTCGATCTCCAGTTTCTCGACGCTCCATTTCCTGCACTAGGAAATTCCGATGCTGAAAGATTTTTCGATCCTCCCTATTTCGAGTGGTTTCAATTCAATGCG GACTTCACAGAACATAGAAATCTCGAGGAGTGTCTCTCGTTCATCGAGGATTATATGCTTAATCACGAACCATTTGATGGACTCCTCGGTTTCTCACAG GGGGCGACGTTATCGGCCGCGCTACCGGGACTTCATGCTTTTAGTAGGCCTAGTATTTCAGGCAATTGCAATGGCTTCTTTGACAATAACATAGCTATCTATCTATTTAGTAGACTAGAGTCTAACATGTGGCTGACTCCAAACATAAGTGATTATACATGCGTAAACATGAtatcaaaatga
- the LOC111798671 gene encoding purine permease 3-like, producing the protein MKRALLIFNCLLLAVGNCGGPLIMRLYFVHGGKRVWLSSWLETGGWPMIFIPLIFSYLHRRRSAALESSESANKTKLIFMKPRLFLASAVIGIITGFDDYLYAFGVARLPVSTSALIIATQLAFTAGFAYLLVKQKFTSYSINAVVLITIGGAVLALHTSGDRPAGVSPKQYIAGFLMTLAAAALYGFVLPLVELTYKKSRQRITYTLVLEIQLVLSFFATVVCTVGMLANNDFKVIPREAAEFGLGETTYYVVLACSAIAWQGFFLGAIGVIFSSSSLFSGIVIAVLLPVTEILGVIIFKEKFKAEKGVSLALNLWGFVSYFYGDIKNNKNNNLELQLHKTEATTTQISSV; encoded by the exons ATGAAAAGGGCTCTTCTTATTTTCAACTGCCTTTTGTTGGCCGTCGGCAACTGCGGCGGTCCGTTGATTATGCGGTTATATTTCGTCCACGGCGGGAAGCGCGTGTGGCTCTCCAGCTGGCTGGAAACCGGTGGCTGGCCGATGATTTTCATCCCGTTGATATTTAGTTACTTACACCGCCGCCGTTCCGCCGCCCTGGAGTCATCGGAATCTGCCAACAAAACGAAGCTGATTTTCATGAAGCCGCGGCTGTTTTTGGCCTCCGCCGTCATCGGCATCATCACCGGCTTCGACGATTATTTGTATGCTTTCGGCGTGGCTCGGCTGCCGGTTTCAACTTCGGCATTGATTATCGCCACCCAGCTGGCGTTCACAGCCGGTTTCGCTTACTTACTAGTGAAACAGAAATTCACATCTTATTCGATAAACGCCGTCGTTTTAATAACAATTGGAGGCGCGGTACTTGCATTGCACACGAGTGGAGACCGCCCCGCCGGAGTTTCCCCCAAACAGTACATCGCCGGATTCTTGATGACGTTAGCCGCGGCGGCGTTGTACGGATTCGTTCTGCCGCTTGTGGAATTAACTTACAAAAAATCCCGACAGCGAATTACGTACACCTTAGTGCTGGAAATTCAGCTGGTATTGTCTTTCTTCGCCACCGTCGTCTGCACCGTCGGGATGTTGGCCAACAACGATTTTAAG GTGATTCCTAGAGAGGCGGCAGAATTTGGACTAGGGGAGACGACATACTACGTGGTATTAGCATGCAGTGCCATAGCTTGGCAAGGGTTCTTCTTAGGAGCCATCGGAGTTATTTTCAGCTCGTCGTCTCTGTTTTCCGGCATAGTAATCGCAGTTCTATTGCCGGTGACTGAGATTCTAGGAGTTATTATATTCAAGGAGAAGTTTAAGGCGGAGAAGGGAGTTTCTTTGGCTCTAAATCTTTGGGGTTTTGTGTCATATTTCTATGGTGAtattaagaacaataaaaacaacaatctTGAGCTGCAACTCCACAAGACTGAAGCTACAACTACTCAAATTTCAAGTGTTTGA